Proteins found in one Arachis stenosperma cultivar V10309 chromosome 8, arast.V10309.gnm1.PFL2, whole genome shotgun sequence genomic segment:
- the LOC130944007 gene encoding probable NAD(P)H dehydrogenase (quinone) FQR1-like 3 — MWTPCSINTFWLLMLIADGTLTLSDRILEKLKAPPRPDDVTDIKPEQLLEADGFIFGFPSRFGMMPSQLKAFFDATSELWASQALAGKPAGIFWSTGFHGGGQELSALTAITQLAHHGMLFVPLGYTFGSGMFEMDEVKGGSAYGAGTFAGDGTRQPTELELQQAFYQGKYMAEIAKKLKV; from the exons ATGTGGACACCTTGTTCAATAAATACGTTTTGGTTGCTTATGCTCATAGCTGATGGGACATTGACTCTCTCCGATCGAATATTGGAAAAGCTGAAGGCCCCTCCTAGGCCGGATGATGTAACGGACATCAAACCGGAACAACTTCTGGAAGCTGATGGTTTTATATTTGGTTTTCCTTCTCGATTCGGCATGATGCCAAGCCAACTGAAGGCATTTTTTGATGCCACTAGTGAGCTATGGGCCTCCCAAGCACTTGCTGGCAAGCCTGCTGGAATCTTTTGGAGTACTGGCTTTCACGGCGGAGGCCAGGAACTTTCAGC ATTGACAGCAATAACTCAATTAGCTCATCATGGCATGCTTTTTGTGCCCCTTGGATACACATTTGGAAGTGGCATGTTTGAGATGGATGAGGTGAAAGGAGGCTCAGCATATGGTGCTGGAACCTTCGCCGGAGATGGAACTCGGCAACCTACCGAGCTAGAACTGCAGCAGGCCTTTTACCAGGGTAAATATATGGCTGAAATTGCAAAAAAGCTAAAAGTCTAA
- the LOC130944654 gene encoding zinc finger CCCH domain-containing protein 25-like, with amino-acid sequence MNPLTLVKRIQSINSKEASLGIGEDASWHAKYKESAYVFVGGIPFDLTEGDLLAVFAQYGEVVDVNLVRDKGTGKSKGFAFLAYEDQRSTNLAVDNLNGAQILGRIIRVDHVDKYKKKEEEDEETERQKREARGVCRAFQRGECTRGASCKFSHDEQRAANTGWGQREDDTPKWGHDKFQGPKKERQSGNNQLNRIPESRDRDSRPRSHDNEKGSDSQPKRSERREEMWRRHDDDQGRENNSRRDEKRFKRHEDEDKLEGRDYNSRRDEKRSRRHEDDESEHRSREDRFRREGKRFRRSGFDDMEPEPRDHCRREDQRSTRPDDVEFDHKSRDSNAREDNRPRKQDDNEFPGQPRESRKYNDDDFAGNREERRSRKHDEEDYAPRSRKDYDKKRENRSYRNDSDRSDPKGRNDFDRRDEKRSRR; translated from the exons ATGAATCCGCTAACCCTAGTGAAgcgcattcagagcatcaactCCAAAGAAGCCTCTCTCGGAATCGGCGAAGATGCTTCCTGGCACGCCAAATACAAAGAATCCGCTTACGTCTTCGTCGGCGGCATCCCCTTCGACCTCACCGAGGGCGACCTCCTCGCCGTTTTTGCTCA GTATGGGGAAGTTGTGGATGTTAATCTCGTTAGGGATAAAGGTACCGGAAAATCCAAGGGTTTTGCCTTCCTTGCTTATGAAGATCAAAGGAGCACTAATCTTGCTGTTG ATAATCTGAATGGAGCGCAGATTTTGGGTAGAATTATTAGGGTGGATCATGTTGATAAGTataagaaaaaggaagaggaagatgaagagACCGAGCGCCAGAAGAGGGAGGCCCGAGGTGTCTGTAGAGCTTTCCAAAGAGGGGAATGTACTCGCGGCGCTTCTTGCAAATTTTCTCATGATGAGCAA AGAGCTGCAAACACTGGTTGGGGTCAACGTGAGGATGACACCCCAAAATGGGGTCATGACAAATTCCAGGGTCCCAAAAAGGAGAGACAATCTGGCAACAACCAATTAAATCGTATTCCTGAAAGTAGAGATAGAGATTCACGCCCCAGATCCCATGACAATGAGAAAGGATCTGACAGCCAACCCAAGAGAAGTGAAAGAAGAGAGGAGATGTGGAGGCGGCATGATGATGATCAGGGGAGAGAAAATAACAGTAGAAGGGATGAAAAGAGATTTAAAAGGCATGAAGATGAGGATAAACTTGAAGGAAGAGATTATAACAGTAGAAGAGATGAAAAAAGATCAAGAAGGCATGAAGACGATGAGTCTGAACATAGGTCTAGAGAAGATCGATTTAGGAGAGAGGGGAAAagatttagaaggagtggtttTGATGATATGGAACCTGAACCTAGAGATCATTGTAGAAGGGAAGACCAGAGGTCGACAAGACCAGATGATGTTGAGTTTGATCACAAGTCTAGGGATTCTAATGCAAGGGAGGATAACAGACCCAGGAAGCAAGATGACAATGAGTTTCCAGGTCAGCCAAGAGAATCAAGAAAGTacaatgatgatgattttgCTGGTAACAGGGAAGAAAGGAGATCAAGAAAGCACGATGAAGAAGATTATGCACCACGGTCAAGAAAAGACTATGACAAGAAGCGGGAAAACAGATCGTATAGAAACGATTCTGATCGATCGGACCCAAAAGGAAGAAATGATTTTGATAGGAGAGACGAGAAGAGGTCAAGAAGGTAA